DNA sequence from the Malus domestica chromosome 06, GDT2T_hap1 genome:
GTTCACAATAATTAATGCAAAGAATATACgtatggatatgccatgatgaaatctaaaataaaaacatttcatAGTATTTCCAATTATGTAATACGGTGTACTAACTATTAATCACCAAAATATAAAGTTAAAACACACATTTTTCACCAATATCCCTCACATTACTCAATTCCTTAAATAAGGCTATTGTCTCGATTATataatctcatttcttatatggctgcatATAACATCTCGTTAGAcggcctacgtaccctaaacagggatcaagccatccGTAGTTCGTAATAATCATTTATAGTAATACGCATGGATATATCACGATGAAATCTAAACTCAACCatctcatagtattttataacatataaatatatatatgtcatggcataaatttctcagttttatttaaaagcatttatagaattatcaatcatgaaaaatatgataagcaaggaaagatccactcacctggagtctgcgctacaacttcctagcacAAACATCGAGGCATCACAAATGATCGGCGcctgtgaccaaggccaatttggcctggaaaggctccaatttcatcaaaacccgttggaaccctagaattgggtgtgctGCGATTCAACCTCCAAACGTGTTCCGACGCCTCCACCActgattgggctttgttcctaggTTCTAGGGGAGTCTAGTGGTGGTAGCAATTTGCTGGATTACCTTCACGATCATCGGATTTTGCCATGGTACCCTCGGAACCCACAGTTTCGTTCTACTCGAATTCAAGCTCaaatcctataaaatttgattGGGAATGGAAGAGGAAAGGACTAGGGGATGATTGGGAATTGTTTCTTGGTCCAAATTCGTGAGAAATCCGGTGGAAACCACCGGAAAATATGGAGAATTGGACTAGGTGTACACGGGTCACAGGTTGGGAACCCATTTCCCCCTTTTCCCCCCGCTTTccactctccctcctttccctcctcgCTTCTGCTTCTGATTGGGCAGTCTTCTCTCCTCCTCTCCTCTAATTGGGTAGCAGCCCTTCCCTCTGTTCTCTCTCCCGTTGCCCTTTTTTCTTcctcaactatttttaaaatcacTAAATGATAAACAAAGTATATCATtataaaaatgtataaaatatataaatagtgacTAAACAAAAGTACTTCTCGATTTTATAATTCCGTAACGTCGAGTTCTTCAAGAAAACGCAAAGTATTAATTCATACACCTCACTATACGTTGGTCAACGGATGTCAAGACCCTCACCTCTaaggcattttcgtaaaatcacacttttaaattttgtaaaaaaacgTAAGATTTGGGTCGAGTTGTCacttattgtgtgtgtgtgtgtgtgtatataaatcttatataaattttgtgtgtgtgtgtgtgtgtaaatcttatataaattataaattataaattattcagataatttttttttcttaggcAAGCATAtcatatatgtacataaaacattcacatatgtatgttcttcaataagaaataacatattagtcaataattatttacatttgatatagtaaatttaattaattcataaaaaatataagaaatttaCCAAAATCCGCCTAGACCCGCCTAGGGGCTTAGGCGTTAGGCACTAGCCCACCGCCTGACTAGCGCCTagtgttttttagaaccttggtttttaacgattttttacgtatgcaatattggagtgtgtacaaataagtttgacggttggatcgttgaaaaaagttttgtagaatgcatattgcgtcaaaacggtagattaaacaaacacttagagttaatattatacttccattaagtataaaataagatttttttggtatccactagtgtgaatattttaaattgaagatcgaattcattcattgcattcttataggtcgaggagtgtagctgtaaaaaaatcatcaaaactggagctaaaataaccgttaaattgtgatttttcgtttataaccgtcgaaaacttttgttccgttacctaatctctgaatgtttgtttttttttttttttttgcgattctTTACGTATGTGATCTTGTAGTatttacaaacaagtttgacggttagatcattgaaactagtttcgtagaatgcatatctccgttaaatttgcctaaattttaaagtaggaaaagtaatttgtgctaaatttttatttatgtttttcaagtattaattagacaatatttagtttgtgtgagatgacattttcattgtacaattatctttttgtttctttatcacatatattacatgggttattatctattaaaccaaacaattatttatattaatttttaaaaatgtattatatttaaatacatattatttatttatttattaaaccaaaccattatttttttttttttaattgtaacaaaattttggggggatttaaaattttgggagaaTTTTTGCCGTCATTTTTTTTGTCGGTTATAGCTGAtagtaattaaaattttttgttggtttgtatttaaaaaattgtttctgtcgattttaaccgacagtaatgaaaatttttccaaaataaaatcCCTACATCTGTTTCATACGCCGATGCTTTCTCCCTTTCCTCCCCTTTCCTCCTTTTCTCCTGGTGCGGAAAACAAAGATGCTAGTGATACAGAGGATGACAACgaggatgaagaagatgaggaggtGGATGACCCGGAGGATGATGATGCCGGAGATGAGGACTTCTCAGGCGACAAAGGGGCAGATCAAGAAGGGGATCCAGAGGATGATCCTGAAGCCAATGGCGACGGAGGCAGCgatgaggatgatgatgaagaagatgacgatgatgacgatggtgatgatgacgatgatgaagatgaggatggagaagaagaggaagaagaggaggaagagattCTACAGCCACCTGCTAAGAAGAGGAAGTGAGAAGAGGAGCCAGTCGTCCTTTGCCATTGTGTTGTTTCCTCTTCGTTTTCGAAACCGAGGCCATGAAGGCCGCTTTGAACCACCTTTGGCCGCCAGAAATCCCACTTGGGGAAGTGAACAAACGGCTCATCAGAGGGCTGAGTGGCTGTGAGATGGCTAGGTTTAAATTCAGAAAAGGGTGCATTACTTTTTATGTATATG
Encoded proteins:
- the LOC103437181 gene encoding uncharacterized protein, with the protein product MLSPFPPLSSFSPGAENKDASDTEDDNEDEEDEEVDDPEDDDAGDEDFSGDKGADQEGDPEDDPEANGDGGSDEDDDEEDDDDDDGDDDDDEDEDGEEEEEEEEEILQPPAKKRK